TGAAGACGGCCTTCTGGATGTTGTCCGGGTAGTTGGTCCCCAGCCGTACCTCGTAGTGCAGGTGGGGGCTGATGTTGTTGCCCGGTGCGCTCGTGTTGCCGACCGTGCCGATCTGCTGGCCCTGCGACACCGTCTGGCCCTGGGTGACCGTACGGGTGTTCAGGTGGGCATAGTACGTCGCCCAGCCGTTGCCGTGGTCGATCTTGACGAGGTTGCCGTAGCGGTTCGTCGAGCCCTGGTGCGCGGAGATCACCACGGTGCCCGCGGCGGCGGCCACCACGGTGTCACCCAGGTCGGCGTCGGCGGTGCTGCCGCGGTTGAAGTCGATCTCCCATGACTGGTGTGCGCTGCTGTTGCCGGAGTTGCCGGTCCAGCTCTGGTTGCAGGGGAACGGCAGCTGGAAGTTGGTCGCGAGGATCTGCGCCTGATCCGACCCCGGCACGGGGTCGGCCATGGCGGCGGGGGCGGTACCGAGGCTGAGTGCCAACGCGAGGCACGCGATCATGGCTCGGCTGAGCTTCATGGGGGGTGATCCTTTCCCGTGGGATCTCTGACAACAGAGTCAGGAAAGGGCGCACAAGAATCGTCCAGAACTGATACAGGATCTGCCGGAAGCTCCGCGATCGTGCCTAGGGTGTCTCGTCGAGGTCGGCGCGGATCATGCTGTAGAGCA
The nucleotide sequence above comes from Nonomuraea helvata. Encoded proteins:
- a CDS encoding M23 family metallopeptidase; amino-acid sequence: MKLSRAMIACLALALSLGTAPAAMADPVPGSDQAQILATNFQLPFPCNQSWTGNSGNSSAHQSWEIDFNRGSTADADLGDTVVAAAAGTVVISAHQGSTNRYGNLVKIDHGNGWATYYAHLNTRTVTQGQTVSQGQQIGTVGNTSAPGNNISPHLHYEVRLGTNYPDNIQKAVFNGVTFGYPQQTVTSKNCGNPYTPTSVCGSGYDVIDSATLGTDGAVYLLYNSSNGNNCVTTIKYKNAGTATATTAYLEVEGSARKTDSGSYGYYAGPVIASASGKCVKWGGKAGSSTYDSGFEHCD